A genomic segment from Solenopsis invicta isolate M01_SB chromosome 5, UNIL_Sinv_3.0, whole genome shotgun sequence encodes:
- the LOC120357957 gene encoding uncharacterized protein LOC120357957, which translates to MRLTPNYATKVVFSPIIEENLKEYLITASQMHHGLTRKQVMQLAYQLAVANKLDCPQNWQEKQSAGVDWYYGFMKRHSELSLRKPEGTSLARSTSFNRTSVTDFFDNLESAYKQLGADLSPAVIYNLDETALSTVHNPPNVIAPKGQKQVGQVTSGERGTLVTACGIIAANGNSIPPYMVFPRVGFKQHMLKGAPPGSSGGASKSGWMNGQLFVEVLEHFQKYARASIEKKVLLILDNHESHVTITSLDFCKQNGIILLTLPPHTSNKLQPLDRTVYKSLKSAFNAACNEWMISNPGKTISIYEVAELFGIAYPSAFTPDNIKKGFESTGIWKLNRNVFKDSDFLCSSVTNRPDPAVTDTASENTGLLSNRNIDPNLDVIELPNNKAQLINSNDVCIKYFDGADRP; encoded by the coding sequence ATGAGACTCACACCGAACTACGCAACAAAAGTGGTCTTCTCACCTATTATTGAAGAAAATCTGAAAGAATACCTAATAACTGCATCCCAAATGCATCATGGATTAACTCGCAAGCAAGTTATGCAATTAGCATACCAGCTAGCTGTTGCGAACAAGCTTGATTGCCCACAGAATTGGCAAGAAAAACAGTCTGCCGGTGTCGACTGGTATTATGGCTTTATGAAAAGGCATTCTGAGCTTTCGCTAAGAAAACCTGAAGGAACTAGCTTAGCTCGGTCCACTAGTTTCAATCGTACTTCAGTTACCGATTTTTTCGATAATTTAGAGTCCGCGTATAAACAGCTCGGAGCTGACTTATCGCCCGCTGTAATCTATAACTTAGACGAAACTGCTCTGTCGACGGTTCACAATCCACCCAATGTTATCGCTCCAAAAGGACAAAAACAAGTAGGCCAAGTGACATCGGGTGAGCGGGGAACTTTGGTTACGGCGTGCGGTATTATTGCGGCTAACGGAAACTCGATTCCTCCTTACATGGTATTTCCGCGCGTAGGTTTCAAACAGCACATGTTGAAAGGGGCTCCGCCGGGCTCTAGCGGGGGAGCATCCAAAAGCGGTTGGATGAATGGCCAATTGTTTGTTGAAGTTTTGGagcattttcaaaaatacgCGCGTGCGTCTATAGAGAAAAAGGTTCTACTCATTCTTGATAACCACGAATCACACGTCACCATAACGAGCTTAGATTTCTGTAAACAAAATGGAATCATCCTTCTGACTCTGCCTCCGCATACCTCTAACAAACTACAACCACTTGACCGTACCGTTTATAAGTCCTTGAAAAGTGCTTTTAACGCGGCTTGTAACGAGTGGATGATCAGTAATCCGGGCAAAACAATTTCTATTTATGAAGTGGCGGAACTTTTTGGAATCGCTTATCCTTCGGCTTTCACACCTGATAATATTAAGAAAGGATTTGAATCGACCGGTATTTGGAAATTGAATCGAAATGTATTCAAAGACTCCGACTTCCTGTGCTCTTCTGTCACGAATAGGCCCGATCCTGCGGTTACTGATACTGCGTCGGAAAATACCGGTCTTCTTTCGAACAGGAATATTGATCCTAATCTCGATGTTATCGAATTGCCTAATAATAAAGCTCAACTTATAAACTCCAACGACGTTTGTATTAAATACTTCGATGGAGCCGATCGACCTTAA